The Fragaria vesca subsp. vesca unplaced genomic scaffold, FraVesHawaii_1.0 scf0510925, whole genome shotgun sequence genome contains the following window.
CACGAGCGAGATCACGTCCCTCATTACGGGCTTGTACACATGCTTCTAGAGCTACTCGATTAGCTACGGCACCAGGTGCATTTCCCCAAGGGTGTCCTAAAGTTCCTCCACCGAATTGTAGTACAGAATCATCTCCAAAGATCTCGGTCAGAGCAGGCATATGCCAAACGTGAATACCGCCGGAAGCCACCGGTAAAACACCCGGTAAAGAAACCCAATCTTGAGTGAAATAAATACCGCGGCTTCGATccttttcaataaaatcatcacGTAGTAAATCAACAAAGCCTAAAGTTATTTCTCT
Protein-coding sequences here:
- the LOC101305619 gene encoding ribulose bisphosphate carboxylase large chain-like, whose amino-acid sequence is RVLAKALRMSGGDHIHAGTVVGKLEGEREITLGFVDLLRDDFIEKDRSRGIYFTQDWVSLPGVLPVASGGIHVWHMPALTEIFGDDSVLQFGGGTLGHPWGNAPGAVANRVALEACVQARNEGRDLAREGNDIIREACKWSPELAAACEVWKEIKFEFEAMDTL